The Chryseolinea soli nucleotide sequence CGGCGGCCACCGCAACGCTGCCGGGGGACAGACCAACCTGACCCTGGAACAAACCGTGAAGAAATTTCTCGACCTGCTGCCGCAATACAAAGACCAGCTTTTGGCCGATTAATTTATTTAAAACGATTACAACTTTTTAAAACCATAAACTGTCTAACCAAAATTAAATCATGAATAGAATTTCAATTGTGCTGCTCGGATTGACGTTGCTGTGCGTAGCGTGTAGTAAACAAACCGAAAAAGTAACGCCAAACGGCCTCAAATTCAGCGTCATCAAAGCCGGCACCGGCATCCTCCCCAAAAAGGAAGATATCCTGGTATTTGACTATGTGCTGAAAGACTCCAAGGACTCCACCTGGAACAGCACCCACGAAGACGGTATGCCTTCGGCAGTGATGATCGCCGACAGCACGGCGCTGGCTACTGAGAACGGCATGGTACAGATGTTCCGCATGCTTTCCAAAGGCGACAGCGTGGTCATGACCATGCCCGTTGCCAAATTCTTCAAAGACGTGATCGGCCAGCCCATCCCGCCGAAAATCGATACCACCGTCAGCATCTCGTACTTCATCCAGGTGAAAGACATCATGCGCATGGAGGCATTCCGTGAGTATCAAGCCAAGCTCATGGAAGAGAAAAAGAAAACACAACCCGCCAAAGACGCCGCCCTCATCGCCAAATATTTGGAAAAGAACAACATCAAAGCCGAACAAGACAGCAGCGGTCTGCGCTATGTGTTGCACTCGAACGGCGGCGGTGCCAAGCCTTCGGTTGAAAATTGCGTGGAAGTGAAATACAAAGGCAAGCTTTTAAAAGACGGCCGTGTGTTTGACCAGGCCGAGAAGATCGCTTTCCCCCTCGGTGGTGTGATCGAAGGCTGGAAGCTGGGGATCCCCAAGCTGGGCATCGGCGACTCAGCTACCTTCTACATTCCTTCGGGATTGGCGTATGGTCCTCAGGGTTATCCGGGCGCCATTCCTCCCGATGCTATCCTGATCTTTGACGTACAACTTCTCCAGGTGGCTGCACAATTCGATCAGGCCACGAGAAGCTGTAAATAGTAACAGTAACTAAATGAATAAAACCATATGAAGAAGAACATGAAACGTGTCGGATGGGTGGCGTTAGTTTTGGCTGGTATATCCCTTGGGCTATACTCCTGTATTGGTTCAGGCGACAATTATGACTCCGGTCAGCAATTGGCTACTGACGTTGCTGCGATCGACAATTTCCTGGATGGCAACGGCCTGAGCGCTATAAAGGACGCGACAGGAATTCGTATGGTCATCACTAAACTCGGTAACGGCCTGCCAGCCTTAGGATCGGATTCGGTTGACGTGGACTATGTGGGAACGCTTTTCTCCACCGGCGCACAATTCGATGCCGGCAATACGAAAGGTATTGTTTCTAATTATATCGATGGCTGGAAGGTAGCGCTCACTACGCTTCCCTCCGGATCGGAAGCAACGATCTATATACCGTCAATCTATGGCTACGGTAACGTTGATAAGGCGTCGATCCCCGCGAATTCCATCCTGGTGTTCAACATCAAATTCAATCGGGTGTTGATCACCCAAAGCCAGATCGCCCAATTCAAAAAAGATACCACGGCCATCACTACGTATCTGCAGGGTAAAAACATAACACCCGTTATTGACGCCACCGGCTTGCGCTATGTGGTCACAGAACAGGGTGCCGGCCAGATCCCCGGTTGGTACGATCGCGTAAAGATCAAATACGACGTCAAGGTGCTCACGGACGATACCCGCGCCGTTGCCAGCGTAGACCAAACTACAGATGATGCGGCTGTTCGGGTGATCGATAACATTCACGCCCTTCGCATCGGTCTGCAGCGCATACACGTGGGCAGCAAAATCACGATCTACGCTCCCTCGGGTTATGCGTATGGACCGGCTGGAGCTTCCGCAGGCGGAGGCATCGCGGTGCCGGCCAACACTCCGGTAATTCTTGAGGTAGAGCTACAGGGTATTGTATCGCAATGAAACTTTGCTTCGCCACAAACAACGCCCACAAACTAAGTGAGGTACGTCATGTGGCCGGCCCACACATCGAGATCTTAAGTTTACAGGAGATCAATTGTTTTGAAGAGTTGCCCGAGACGCGTAATACGCTCGAGGGCAACTCCCTTCAAAAAGCAGAATACGTTCACACCCACTACAACATCCCCTGCTTCGCCGACGACACCGGTCTGGAAGTGGCGGCCCTTCAGGGCAGGCCTGGCGTGGACTCGGCGCATTACGCCGGCCCCCAACGCAGCAGCGACGACAACATCGCCCTTTTGCTAAAGAATCTGCAAGGCCAGTCAAACCGCTCGGCACAATTCCGCACCATCATCACCCTGATCGGCCTGACACCGGAACCCATTTTTTTTGAAGGCATCGTGAAAGGCACCATCACCGCCACACCACGAGGCACTGCCGGCTTTGGCTACGACCCGGTCTTTGTTCCCGAAGGATACACCGCCACGTTTGCCGAGATGACCATGGACGCCAAGAACCAGCTGAGCCATCGCGCCCGGGCGTTGAAAAAACTGGAAGACTACCTGAAAAATCATTTCCCCTCCCGGTGAAGTTCTTCGTAGATTTGCCGCATCTGAACCTATATGCGTCAACCCTACACCATTGGCATCACCGGCGGAAGCGGCTCGGGCAAGACCTACTTCATCGAACAGCTCGCTTCGCATTTTCAGCCCCATGAGATCTGCCTCATCTCCCAGGATCATTACTACAAACCGATAGAGACCCAGGTCATCGACGAGAAGGGCATCCAGAACTTCGATCTTCCCGAAGCCATCGAGCGCGAGCAACTGCACGCCGACATCCTGAAGCTGAAGCGCGGTGAACCGCTGTTGAAAAAAGAATACATGTTCAACAAAATAGACAGCCAGCCCAAAATGCTGGAGTTCAAACCGGCGCCCATCCTCATCATCGAGGGACTCTTTGTGCAATATTATCCCGAGATCGAAAAAGAGCTGGACCTGAAGATTTTTATCGAAGCCAAAGACTACCTCAAGCTAAGCCGCCGCATTCGCCGCGACAACGAAGAACGCGGCTACGATCTCGACGATGTGTTGTACCGCTATCAGCATCATGTGATGCCGGTATACGAATCGTTGATCAAGCCACTAAAACACCACGCCGATTTTATCATTCCCAACAACCGGCACTTCGAACGCGCCCTGCATGTGATGGTGGCTGCGCTGAAGGCTCACTTATAAGACGACTGTCAACAAAAAAAGAAGGGTCCCGGACGATTTTTCCGGGACCCTTCTTCTATATGTTCTATTTATAGCTTAAGCTGTAACAGGCTTGCTTTGTGCAGGCTTGGGTTCCTGCAGCTTGGTGTCGTCTTTCGAGAAGTCAACCAGTACAGGTGTACCGATACACAACGATGCATAGGTACCGATCAATACACCGATGAGCATAGCGAACGTGAATCCTTTGATGGTCTCACCACCGAAGAAGAAGAGGATCACGATCACGAAGATTGTCGACATACCGGTGATCAACGTCCGGCTCAATGTATCGTTCAAGGCTTCGTTCACCACAGAAGCGATCGTTTGCCCGCTTTTCTTTGCGTTAAGGAACTCGCGCACGCGGTCGAATACCACCACGCTGTCGTTGATGGAATACCCGATTACCGTAAGGATAGCGGCCACAAACGACTGGTCGATCTCGAGCGAGAAAGGCATCACATCCTCCAGGATCACGAACAGCGAGAGTACCATCAACACGGTGTGGAACAGACTCACTACGGTTCCCAAGGCAAACTGCCATTTCCGGAAACGGATCAGGATATACAAGAACATCAGCGCTACGGCCACAACCAGCGACCAGATGGCCGATATTTTGATGTCGTTCGCAATGGTAGGACCGACTTTATAGGAGCTGAGAACGCTCGATGTGTTGCCCTGGAATTTGCTGAGACCTTCGTTGAGTTTGTGCTCGGCTTGTGCGGTAGCTTCATCCGAATCGTCGTCGATGAGATAGCTGGTGGTGATCTTAAATTTCGTGGTACCGCCAAACGTCTTCACTTCGGGCGCGCTTTCAAAAGGAGTCGCGAGGCTTTCACGGATGGACTGCGCGGTGAGCGGCTTCTGGAATTCCACAACATAGGTGCGACCACCTTTGAAGTCAACGCCATAGTTGAATCCTTTGTAGGCCAACATCGCCATACCAATCACGATAATCGAGCCCGACACCGTATAGTAGATTCTCCGGTTGCCTACGAAATTGATATTGATGGAACGGAATAAGTTTTTGGACCAGCCTTGCGAGAAGCTGATCTTCTTTCCTTTGCGCAGGTAGAATTCAAAAATCACGCGGGTGAAAAATACCGACGTAAAGAACGAGCAGATGATACCGATGATGAGCGTTACGGCGAAACCGTAGATCAATCCGGAGCCAAACACCAACAACACGAACCCTTTGATGAGGGTGGTCACGTTGGAGTCGAAGATGGCCGAGAACGCACCTTTGTAACCGTTGCGCACCGACGCCTCAAGACTTTTACCGGCGTTGATATCTTCTTTCACACGTTCGTTGATCAGCACGTTCGCGTCCACCGCAATCGCCAACGACAACAGGATACCGGCGATACCAGGCAGGGTCAGCGCAGAGCCGAACGATGCGAGGATACCCATCAGGAAGATCAGGTTGAGGATTACGGCCAAATCGGCTACCCATCCCGAAACGCTGTACACCACAAACATGAACACGATGATGATGAAGAAGCCCACCACAATGGAGATGATACCGTTGCGGATAGACTCCTGACCCAACGTGGGGCCTACGCTGGCTTCTTCCACGATCTTGGTAGGAGCGGGCAGCGAGCCGGCCTTCAATACGTTGGCAAGGTCTTTCGCTTCTTCCACCGTGAAGTTTCCGGAGATCTGTGAGTTACCGTTGGGGATCTCACCGTTCACGCTGGGGGCAGAGTACACCACGTTATCGAGCATGATGGCGATTCTTCCTTTCGGGCTTTTGCTGGAGGCTTCGGCCGTCCATTTTGCCCAGGTGTGCGTTCCGGCAGCATTCATGTTCATGCTCACGGCCTGGCGTGCAAATTCATCAAGATCGTTGCGGGCATCCGTGATCACTTCGCCGGTCAACCGGGCTTTGCCGTTGCGGCCGATGTCGAGGAAGTAAAGTTCCAGGGCTTCTTCGCCGGTCAGGTCTTTTTCGGGTTTGTTTGCCCAGAAAACACCTACGGTGCGGGGCAGTTGAAGCTTGATGTCGGCGCGACGGAAAATGGAGTTGATCTTCGACGTGTCCTTCACCGCATAGCGGAACGCACCGGGAGGTGTGCTCAATGCAAAGATGGGCGATACGTTAACGTTCTGGAGCGAATCGAGACCCTTGCTAACCTCTGCTGCTTTTGCAGAATCCGACTGCACCTTGGTGCTGTCGCCACCCAGGAGGGCAGAGAGGTTCTCATCTTTTTTCGATGCGTCTGCGGTGGTGACGGCGGGTGTTGCTGCTTTTTGTTCTTTTACCAGGATGTCGTTGATGGCCATCAACGAAGTGTTGAGCGTGCTGGGATCAACAACGTCCCAAAACTCGAGGCGAGCCACACCTTGCAGGAGCTTGCGCACCCGTTGCGGGTTGTCGGCCCCGGGAATTTCCACCTGGATCTGGCCACTGCCGGGCAAGCGTTGCACGTTGGGCTGGCTGGTACCAAACTGATCGAGACGGTTGCGGATGATGGTGAAGGAACGCTCGATGGCACTTTCAATTTCTTTGTTGATCACGTCTTCCACTTTGCTGTCATCGTCGGTGATGGCGATGCGACCCTTGGTGATGGAGTTGGCAAAAATGGTGGAGAGCTTCTTATCCGGATTGTCATCGCGATAGATGCGGAAGAACAAGTCGGCGAAATTCTTATGCGTTGCTTTCTGTTGGATGTTGGCTTTTTTCAGCGCGCTGAGGAACGAAGAGTCCTGACTGTTGGCGCTGAGTCCTTTGATGATGTCGACGGGAGAAACCTCCAACGTCACGTGCATAC carries:
- a CDS encoding FKBP-type peptidyl-prolyl cis-trans isomerase; amino-acid sequence: MNRISIVLLGLTLLCVACSKQTEKVTPNGLKFSVIKAGTGILPKKEDILVFDYVLKDSKDSTWNSTHEDGMPSAVMIADSTALATENGMVQMFRMLSKGDSVVMTMPVAKFFKDVIGQPIPPKIDTTVSISYFIQVKDIMRMEAFREYQAKLMEEKKKTQPAKDAALIAKYLEKNNIKAEQDSSGLRYVLHSNGGGAKPSVENCVEVKYKGKLLKDGRVFDQAEKIAFPLGGVIEGWKLGIPKLGIGDSATFYIPSGLAYGPQGYPGAIPPDAILIFDVQLLQVAAQFDQATRSCK
- a CDS encoding FKBP-type peptidyl-prolyl cis-trans isomerase, whose product is MKKNMKRVGWVALVLAGISLGLYSCIGSGDNYDSGQQLATDVAAIDNFLDGNGLSAIKDATGIRMVITKLGNGLPALGSDSVDVDYVGTLFSTGAQFDAGNTKGIVSNYIDGWKVALTTLPSGSEATIYIPSIYGYGNVDKASIPANSILVFNIKFNRVLITQSQIAQFKKDTTAITTYLQGKNITPVIDATGLRYVVTEQGAGQIPGWYDRVKIKYDVKVLTDDTRAVASVDQTTDDAAVRVIDNIHALRIGLQRIHVGSKITIYAPSGYAYGPAGASAGGGIAVPANTPVILEVELQGIVSQ
- the rdgB gene encoding RdgB/HAM1 family non-canonical purine NTP pyrophosphatase — its product is MKLCFATNNAHKLSEVRHVAGPHIEILSLQEINCFEELPETRNTLEGNSLQKAEYVHTHYNIPCFADDTGLEVAALQGRPGVDSAHYAGPQRSSDDNIALLLKNLQGQSNRSAQFRTIITLIGLTPEPIFFEGIVKGTITATPRGTAGFGYDPVFVPEGYTATFAEMTMDAKNQLSHRARALKKLEDYLKNHFPSR
- a CDS encoding uridine kinase family protein codes for the protein MRQPYTIGITGGSGSGKTYFIEQLASHFQPHEICLISQDHYYKPIETQVIDEKGIQNFDLPEAIEREQLHADILKLKRGEPLLKKEYMFNKIDSQPKMLEFKPAPILIIEGLFVQYYPEIEKELDLKIFIEAKDYLKLSRRIRRDNEERGYDLDDVLYRYQHHVMPVYESLIKPLKHHADFIIPNNRHFERALHVMVAALKAHL
- the secDF gene encoding protein translocase subunit SecDF, whose product is MQNKGLVIALTVVITALCFYYLSFTFVGRKVQQDAITYSKGDLNKKQAYLDSIWNQPVYNLLGAKYTYKEVKDNELSLGLDLQGGMHVTLEVSPVDIIKGLSANSQDSSFLSALKKANIQQKATHKNFADLFFRIYRDDNPDKKLSTIFANSITKGRIAITDDDSKVEDVINKEIESAIERSFTIIRNRLDQFGTSQPNVQRLPGSGQIQVEIPGADNPQRVRKLLQGVARLEFWDVVDPSTLNTSLMAINDILVKEQKAATPAVTTADASKKDENLSALLGGDSTKVQSDSAKAAEVSKGLDSLQNVNVSPIFALSTPPGAFRYAVKDTSKINSIFRRADIKLQLPRTVGVFWANKPEKDLTGEEALELYFLDIGRNGKARLTGEVITDARNDLDEFARQAVSMNMNAAGTHTWAKWTAEASSKSPKGRIAIMLDNVVYSAPSVNGEIPNGNSQISGNFTVEEAKDLANVLKAGSLPAPTKIVEEASVGPTLGQESIRNGIISIVVGFFIIIVFMFVVYSVSGWVADLAVILNLIFLMGILASFGSALTLPGIAGILLSLAIAVDANVLINERVKEDINAGKSLEASVRNGYKGAFSAIFDSNVTTLIKGFVLLVFGSGLIYGFAVTLIIGIICSFFTSVFFTRVIFEFYLRKGKKISFSQGWSKNLFRSININFVGNRRIYYTVSGSIIVIGMAMLAYKGFNYGVDFKGGRTYVVEFQKPLTAQSIRESLATPFESAPEVKTFGGTTKFKITTSYLIDDDSDEATAQAEHKLNEGLSKFQGNTSSVLSSYKVGPTIANDIKISAIWSLVVAVALMFLYILIRFRKWQFALGTVVSLFHTVLMVLSLFVILEDVMPFSLEIDQSFVAAILTVIGYSINDSVVVFDRVREFLNAKKSGQTIASVVNEALNDTLSRTLITGMSTIFVIVILFFFGGETIKGFTFAMLIGVLIGTYASLCIGTPVLVDFSKDDTKLQEPKPAQSKPVTA